From a region of the Halomonas sp. HL-93 genome:
- a CDS encoding ATP-binding protein, translating into MKLIGLSRTIALTMAAMAFGITLLVVVTSYVFYFITFRFWQGSINEPNMFPSGLEWAWLVSTTLVGLAFAVIVGMHLARRILVPLNSVTESMRRVAQGNLDVRATTGDRSLGEAAVLANDFNALADQLQRMSKEMTFWNAAIAHELRTPVTILRGRLQGLAEGVFPPEKPQFLSLLTQIDGMAQLIEDLRAVSLAESGHLNLEVKKCDLSTDIESVVEFCRHALNASNHYPILDLQSSAVYCDPVRIRQALLALLENARQHASPGSLIIQTRQDDGGYVLRVVDSGPGIPQEYASHIFTAFRHARETGSGMPSDTRGSGLGLAVVAAIASAHRGEARCYPSDEGGSCFELRWPTPSHRA; encoded by the coding sequence ATGAAACTCATTGGATTGAGCCGCACAATCGCGTTGACAATGGCAGCGATGGCTTTTGGCATAACGCTGTTAGTCGTGGTGACCTCTTATGTTTTCTATTTCATTACCTTCCGTTTTTGGCAGGGGTCGATTAACGAACCCAACATGTTCCCGTCGGGGCTAGAGTGGGCTTGGCTCGTTAGCACTACGCTGGTTGGGCTGGCGTTCGCCGTGATAGTGGGCATGCACTTGGCACGTCGCATTCTGGTTCCCCTAAACTCCGTAACAGAAAGCATGCGCCGCGTCGCGCAAGGCAACCTGGACGTACGCGCCACGACGGGTGATCGCTCGTTAGGCGAAGCCGCCGTGTTAGCCAACGACTTCAATGCCTTGGCAGACCAATTACAGCGAATGTCCAAGGAAATGACATTCTGGAATGCGGCCATTGCTCATGAGCTGCGTACGCCCGTTACTATTTTACGCGGACGCCTACAGGGCTTGGCAGAAGGTGTATTCCCTCCCGAAAAACCCCAGTTTCTGAGCCTTCTTACCCAAATCGACGGCATGGCACAACTGATTGAAGACCTTCGCGCCGTAAGCTTGGCCGAAAGCGGCCATCTAAACCTTGAGGTCAAGAAATGTGATCTTTCGACTGACATTGAATCAGTCGTAGAATTTTGTAGACATGCCCTAAACGCATCAAATCATTATCCAATTCTTGATCTGCAATCTAGCGCTGTGTACTGCGATCCTGTCCGTATTCGTCAGGCATTGCTTGCACTGCTGGAAAACGCTCGCCAGCATGCATCACCAGGGTCGCTTATCATCCAAACGCGCCAGGATGACGGGGGGTATGTGTTGCGTGTTGTGGATTCTGGCCCGGGGATTCCTCAGGAATATGCCTCTCATATTTTCACGGCATTCCGGCACGCACGGGAGACTGGCAGTGGCATGCCAAGCGACACGCGAGGAAGTGGGCTCGGATTGGCGGTGGTGGCGGCTATTGCAAGCGCCCACCGTGGCGAGGCCAGATGTTATCCCTCTGATGAGGGGGGATCTTGTTTCGAATTGCGCTGGCCTACTCCATCACATAGGGCGTGA
- a CDS encoding AraC family transcriptional regulator, producing MLNTPLSDVDQVARPLVAIGTGYRPGTLLDFHTHRRAQFLYGMTGVMEVNTDDGTWMVPPFSGVWLPAGKRHQVHMNGVSTRSLYIEPHVAPRTSLNCEVLVVTPLLHHLLLASAHIPALYDENGRDGALAQLLLYELEQAQALPLFAPLPQDLPLARLCKEFLGQPSIHTLPEEWARQLHCSQRTFNRLFRQQTGLSFAVWRQQACLMAAIPRLLSGSSVTRTALELGYDSPAAFSSMFRKVLGQSPTAFVRAASRQKE from the coding sequence ATGCTCAATACTCCACTGTCAGACGTAGACCAGGTAGCAAGGCCCCTGGTAGCTATCGGCACTGGCTACCGCCCCGGCACACTGCTCGACTTTCATACCCATCGCCGCGCCCAGTTTCTCTATGGCATGACCGGCGTGATGGAAGTCAATACGGATGATGGCACCTGGATGGTGCCCCCGTTCAGCGGCGTCTGGCTGCCGGCGGGCAAGCGGCACCAAGTGCACATGAATGGGGTGAGTACCCGAAGCCTGTATATCGAGCCTCACGTCGCGCCACGTACTTCGCTCAACTGCGAGGTGCTAGTCGTAACACCTCTCTTACATCACTTGCTGCTGGCTTCCGCCCACATCCCCGCGCTCTATGACGAAAACGGCCGCGACGGCGCCCTGGCTCAACTACTCCTATACGAACTGGAACAGGCTCAGGCCCTGCCTCTATTTGCACCCCTGCCCCAAGACCTTCCCCTCGCCCGCCTGTGCAAAGAGTTTCTTGGCCAACCGAGCATTCACACCCTTCCGGAGGAGTGGGCGCGGCAGTTACATTGCAGTCAGCGCACCTTCAATCGCCTGTTCCGTCAGCAGACCGGGCTCTCCTTTGCCGTATGGCGCCAACAGGCCTGCCTGATGGCGGCTATTCCCAGGCTACTGTCCGGCAGTTCCGTTACCCGAACCGCGCTGGAACTGGGCTACGACAGCCCAGCCGCTTTCTCCAGCATGTTTCGCAAGGTACTTGGCCAATCCCCAACGGCCTTCGTCCGGGCGGCTAGCCGCCAAAAGGAATAA
- a CDS encoding response regulator, whose translation MTTTNQLSSASSDSQALVLIAEDEPEIADILQAYLRRAGLRTLCAEDGRKALQMHLSMKPDIVLLDVKMPKLDGWQVLSEIRHRGGTPVIMLTAMDQDIDKLMGLRCGADDYVVKPFNPAEVVARTQAVLRRTMGDDGHQPSILRVAPFEIDLDQHEACVQVADELHSLPLTLTEFRLLTHLARSPKKVCTRAELLAACLPEGDALERTVDSHISKLRKKLEELGLKGIPVGIRGVGYRLWSAE comes from the coding sequence ATGACCACCACGAATCAGCTATCCTCTGCCTCGTCCGACTCCCAAGCCCTGGTTCTCATCGCCGAAGACGAGCCTGAGATCGCCGATATTCTACAGGCCTACCTGAGACGTGCGGGGCTGCGGACCCTTTGCGCCGAAGATGGACGTAAGGCATTGCAGATGCACTTATCCATGAAACCGGATATCGTGCTGCTTGATGTGAAAATGCCGAAACTGGATGGCTGGCAGGTGCTGTCGGAGATTCGCCATCGTGGAGGAACCCCTGTCATCATGTTGACCGCGATGGATCAGGATATCGACAAACTGATGGGCCTGCGTTGCGGTGCCGATGACTATGTCGTCAAGCCATTCAATCCAGCCGAAGTCGTCGCCCGCACTCAGGCAGTATTAAGGCGCACCATGGGTGATGATGGTCACCAGCCTAGTATCCTGAGAGTCGCCCCCTTCGAAATCGACCTGGACCAGCATGAAGCCTGCGTACAGGTGGCGGACGAGTTGCACAGCCTCCCACTGACGCTCACCGAATTCAGATTATTGACACATCTTGCGCGTTCACCCAAGAAAGTGTGCACCCGCGCCGAGCTATTGGCTGCCTGTCTGCCCGAAGGCGATGCGCTCGAGCGCACGGTAGATAGCCATATAAGCAAGCTGCGTAAAAAACTGGAAGAACTCGGATTGAAAGGTATTCCCGTCGGCATACGCGGTGTCGGGTACCGCCTGTGGAGTGCGGAATGA
- a CDS encoding LysR substrate-binding domain-containing protein: protein MDNFIKSLPPLATLRPFEAAARLESFSRAADELHLTQAAISRQIRALEEDLGVTLFERRNRGVFLTREGREFGRTVSQALESIATGAQELRGDPDDKRVVLFCQLCEAFYWLMPQLADFNRRYPEIEIQLATSTRPITEFSGNFDIALQTNGRPSGSHRLVFSAEDEIFPVCSPAYLNGASPPLSLNALLNHRLLHHHAEPPDWLEWDDWFRAMGYFEPSSAEGAVFDSYPLLLQAAVAGHGIALGWRRTTQRMIESGELIRPVAESLPQHDAIALYTRQGAPQRAGSEALLGWLREVLGER, encoded by the coding sequence ATGGATAATTTCATCAAGTCTCTTCCACCACTGGCGACGCTGCGCCCCTTCGAGGCAGCGGCCAGGCTTGAGAGTTTTTCACGCGCGGCGGATGAGCTCCACCTGACCCAGGCGGCTATCAGCCGACAGATCCGTGCGCTGGAGGAAGACCTTGGTGTGACGCTTTTCGAGCGCCGTAATCGCGGGGTGTTTCTTACCCGTGAGGGGCGTGAGTTTGGCCGTACGGTCTCCCAGGCGCTGGAAAGTATCGCCACGGGCGCTCAGGAATTACGTGGCGACCCCGACGATAAGCGCGTCGTATTGTTCTGCCAGTTATGCGAAGCGTTCTATTGGCTGATGCCTCAGTTGGCTGACTTTAATCGTCGCTACCCTGAAATTGAGATACAGCTGGCGACGTCGACAAGGCCGATTACCGAATTTAGTGGCAACTTCGACATTGCACTGCAAACCAACGGACGACCCAGCGGCAGCCATCGATTGGTGTTTAGCGCCGAGGACGAGATCTTTCCGGTCTGCAGCCCCGCTTACCTGAACGGGGCCTCCCCGCCGCTGAGTCTCAATGCGTTACTCAACCATCGATTGCTGCACCACCACGCTGAACCGCCGGATTGGCTGGAGTGGGATGACTGGTTTCGTGCCATGGGGTACTTTGAACCCTCATCAGCAGAGGGTGCCGTTTTCGACAGTTACCCGCTGCTGCTTCAAGCGGCTGTTGCTGGTCACGGTATTGCCTTGGGATGGCGGCGGACGACGCAGCGTATGATTGAAAGTGGTGAGCTGATCCGCCCGGTGGCGGAGAGCTTGCCTCAGCATGATGCCATCGCCCTATACACTCGGCAGGGTGCACCTCAACGCGCAGGCAGCGAAGCGTTACTTGGTTGGCTGCGTGAGGTGTTGGGTGAGAGGTGA
- a CDS encoding bifunctional helix-turn-helix transcriptional regulator/GNAT family N-acetyltransferase translates to MAAEQRLHERAGMVRSFNRFYTRQIGVLHEHLLESSFSLTEVRILYELAHRPMLTSSDICRELGLNAGYVSRVLKGFEKKGLITRIPLPSDRRAAQLQLTDHGRETYLPLSDASQREVVAMLKRLSEPEQNQLIEAMHQIESLLGDTDANYMLRDPQPGDMGWIVHRQAVLYAQEYGWNSEYEALTADIVAKYLRDYDPQWERCWVVEKQGSVVGSVFVVREDEATAKLRLLYVDPCARGLGIGGRLVDECLRFARQAGYKKIILWTNSVLVGARKIYERAGFELVEETPHHSFGKDLVGQVWSREL, encoded by the coding sequence ATGGCCGCAGAACAACGCTTGCATGAGCGAGCCGGAATGGTGCGAAGCTTCAACCGTTTCTACACGCGTCAGATCGGTGTGCTGCACGAGCATCTGCTGGAAAGCTCATTCTCGCTAACGGAGGTTCGCATTCTGTATGAGCTGGCGCATCGGCCGATGCTTACCAGCTCGGATATTTGCCGGGAGCTGGGGCTCAATGCCGGTTACGTGAGCCGGGTGCTGAAAGGCTTCGAGAAGAAGGGGCTCATCACCAGGATCCCCTTGCCCTCCGATCGCCGGGCGGCGCAACTGCAATTGACTGATCATGGGCGGGAAACTTACCTGCCGTTGAGTGATGCGTCGCAGCGCGAAGTTGTTGCCATGCTCAAGCGGCTTTCGGAGCCTGAGCAAAACCAGTTGATCGAGGCGATGCATCAAATCGAGAGCCTGCTTGGCGATACGGATGCGAATTATATGCTGCGCGATCCGCAGCCGGGCGATATGGGATGGATCGTCCATCGGCAGGCGGTTCTGTATGCCCAGGAGTACGGCTGGAACAGTGAATATGAAGCACTGACAGCAGACATCGTCGCCAAGTATCTGCGTGATTATGACCCGCAATGGGAACGGTGCTGGGTCGTCGAGAAGCAAGGAAGTGTCGTTGGCTCCGTGTTCGTCGTTAGGGAAGACGAAGCGACCGCAAAGCTGCGATTACTCTATGTCGATCCCTGCGCCCGAGGTCTTGGAATAGGCGGTCGTCTCGTCGATGAATGCCTAAGGTTCGCCCGCCAAGCTGGCTATAAAAAAATCATCTTGTGGACAAACAGTGTTCTTGTCGGTGCGCGAAAGATCTATGAAAGGGCGGGTTTCGAACTGGTTGAGGAAACGCCCCATCACAGCTTCGGTAAGGATCTTGTCGGTCAGGTGTGGAGCCGTGAGCTGTAG
- a CDS encoding DMT family transporter: MKATPEHEDNILQGISLIVGAVFLLALTDALVKYLSASMSLWQLYVIASTLSLPILLGLLIGHSGARPNVKSPRWVAIRSLLLLLMWIAYYTALPLIPLSVAAVAIYTTPLFIAVLAAFGAGEYLSRLAWLGIFCGFLGVVVVLRPGDDTFTPATLLPMLAAIFYALAMLVTRHHCQTEHPFILTLGLNLAFLTAGSVFSVLVAINSTASLAERAPFLFTGWQPLDATTLAIIGAYALLLITVNTGVARAYQIAPSALIGTFDYAYLIFASLWGYLLFSEVPDAMTWLGMGMILMSGLMVLRQRHT; this comes from the coding sequence ATGAAGGCCACCCCTGAACACGAAGATAATATCCTACAGGGCATAAGCCTTATCGTGGGGGCTGTCTTTCTGCTGGCGTTGACCGACGCCCTGGTTAAGTATCTGAGTGCCAGTATGTCGTTATGGCAACTCTATGTCATCGCCTCAACACTATCGCTACCGATACTACTTGGGTTGCTTATTGGTCATTCCGGAGCCCGTCCCAATGTAAAATCGCCACGTTGGGTGGCAATCAGAAGCTTGCTTCTATTGCTGATGTGGATAGCCTACTACACAGCTCTACCGCTGATTCCCCTCTCGGTGGCGGCGGTCGCCATTTACACCACGCCGCTGTTTATTGCCGTGCTGGCTGCTTTTGGGGCGGGCGAGTATCTCTCGCGGTTGGCATGGTTAGGCATCTTCTGCGGTTTTCTGGGTGTGGTGGTGGTATTACGCCCCGGCGACGACACCTTCACCCCTGCCACCCTTCTACCGATGCTCGCCGCCATCTTTTATGCGCTGGCTATGCTGGTGACACGCCACCACTGCCAAACAGAGCATCCTTTCATACTCACCTTGGGACTAAATCTAGCCTTTCTTACGGCAGGCAGTGTTTTCAGTGTGCTGGTCGCCATCAACAGCACCGCATCGCTCGCTGAACGCGCGCCCTTCCTGTTTACCGGTTGGCAACCGCTTGATGCCACAACGCTTGCGATCATCGGCGCATACGCCCTACTGCTGATTACTGTGAATACCGGTGTCGCCAGGGCTTATCAAATTGCCCCTTCGGCGTTGATTGGCACCTTTGATTACGCCTACCTCATCTTTGCCAGCCTTTGGGGCTACCTGCTATTCAGTGAAGTGCCCGATGCCATGACTTGGCTGGGTATGGGCATGATCTTAATGAGCGGTTTAATGGTGTTGCGCCAACGGCATACCTAA
- a CDS encoding sulfite exporter TauE/SafE family protein codes for MYSILLLCGGLAGVTTVLFGFGGGFVVVPLLYTLLISVHGPDSGIGQAAMHIAVATSTALMVFAASLATWRHHRRQTVQWHLVRPLVGYIAMGAVLGAAAAVSLSGDWVRWVFIGYLGITIADAVLRPGCLHQAGSNVRPMGPGVTAMTGTLIGAVAALLGVGGSVMTVPLMCRRGASMTAATAMANPLSLPMAVSGTATYVLLSASDTALGDWYAGYVDLRALLVLAVGSWLGIRLASTWIGRIPDRIHAGVYLLLLTMVLVVMVLVR; via the coding sequence GTGTATAGCATATTGCTTCTTTGTGGCGGGTTGGCGGGAGTCACCACTGTGCTGTTTGGTTTCGGTGGTGGGTTTGTGGTGGTTCCTTTGCTGTATACCTTACTGATTTCTGTGCATGGGCCGGATAGTGGTATCGGTCAGGCGGCCATGCATATCGCGGTGGCCACCTCGACGGCGTTGATGGTGTTTGCTGCCTCATTAGCGACTTGGCGTCACCATCGGCGACAGACCGTGCAATGGCATCTGGTGCGTCCGCTGGTCGGCTATATCGCCATGGGCGCTGTGCTAGGCGCGGCAGCCGCGGTGTCGTTAAGTGGGGATTGGGTGCGCTGGGTGTTCATTGGCTATTTGGGTATTACGATTGCGGATGCCGTTCTGCGGCCTGGTTGTCTGCATCAGGCGGGGAGTAATGTGCGTCCTATGGGGCCTGGGGTAACGGCGATGACGGGGACATTGATTGGTGCGGTGGCCGCTTTGTTGGGTGTTGGTGGCAGCGTGATGACTGTACCGCTCATGTGTCGGAGAGGCGCGAGTATGACAGCGGCCACCGCTATGGCCAATCCGTTGTCGTTGCCGATGGCGGTAAGTGGCACCGCGACGTATGTGTTGTTGTCGGCAAGTGATACCGCTTTGGGCGATTGGTATGCGGGCTATGTGGATCTCCGCGCCTTGCTGGTACTCGCAGTTGGCTCATGGCTCGGTATCCGCCTGGCGTCGACCTGGATCGGACGCATCCCTGACCGCATCCATGCCGGGGTGTACTTGCTATTGCTGACCATGGTGCTTGTGGTGATGGTTTTGGTACGTTGA
- a CDS encoding type II toxin-antitoxin system ParD family antitoxin, translating into MATTSLSLGEHWEVFIRNEVSSGRYGSASEVVRDALRAMEERKSKLEALRTHLAQGAEQARAGEFVGDFSMDSLINDLDSET; encoded by the coding sequence ATGGCGACGACAAGCCTTAGCCTCGGAGAGCACTGGGAAGTCTTCATCAGAAACGAGGTCTCCAGCGGTCGCTACGGCTCCGCAAGTGAGGTTGTGCGTGACGCGTTGCGTGCCATGGAGGAACGCAAAAGCAAACTTGAAGCGCTACGTACTCATCTAGCCCAAGGTGCCGAGCAAGCAAGGGCTGGTGAATTCGTGGGTGATTTCTCGATGGATTCACTAATCAACGATTTGGATAGTGAAACGTAA
- a CDS encoding type II toxin-antitoxin system RelE/ParE family toxin, producing MPTFHITPRARDDLKNIGRYTERQWGRSQRNIYLKDFEKRFHWLAENPLLGKYRSDISESYYSYPQGQHVIFYLIGQGGIEIIGIPHKEMDIVSYFLPD from the coding sequence ATGCCCACGTTTCATATCACACCTAGAGCGAGGGACGATTTAAAGAATATTGGCCGCTATACGGAGCGGCAATGGGGCAGGAGCCAACGTAATATCTATCTAAAAGATTTTGAAAAACGATTTCACTGGCTCGCAGAAAATCCACTATTAGGAAAATATCGCTCGGATATCAGCGAGAGTTATTACAGCTACCCCCAGGGCCAGCACGTTATCTTTTACCTGATTGGCCAAGGGGGCATTGAGATAATCGGCATTCCTCATAAAGAGATGGATATCGTCTCTTATTTTCTGCCTGATTGA